Proteins from a genomic interval of Spirochaetota bacterium:
- a CDS encoding NADH-quinone oxidoreductase subunit C codes for MPSIDQVKKDLKEKFKSAVKGFETPLETRLFVDVDKKNIRAICNAVIAMGARYMVSIGYDNIARDNTLGLVHTFSFDKDNIFCCLRTKVPADKPVLDSITPDIPNAGWSEREYMDLLGMQFEGHPKPKRLILADDWPQGIYPLRKEVPWNLMPPAAEDVAYQLDKAPEGCTTVPIGPFHPTLHEPAHFAVYVDGETIKGCDYRGFMTHRGIEKLCTTQVTYNEVPFIAERICGICGSVHATSYSQSVELAAGIKISRKAEYIRTFMLELERVHSHLLWLGVAGHLIGFDTVFMHSWRVREPVMWLAEKITGNRKTYGMIIIGGVRRDILPHKEDILNVMDKVEKELVAIKNAIVGDTAIHRRTKGVGYVSKEDTIKWSLVGPVARARGVDIDTRRDHPYAAYDAVQFDVPVVDTCDVWGTVLVRILETFESIKIIRQVLRDMPVDEPLLYEFDEPIKPLVHSISAVEAPRGEVVHYLITGEENRADRWRVRAPTYPNLQGVPLMLLNNQLADAPIIIGSIDPCFSCTDRMALVDVKTGRQSILNNEELERLSRSKKV; via the coding sequence ATGCCATCGATAGACCAAGTAAAAAAAGATTTGAAAGAAAAGTTTAAAAGCGCTGTCAAGGGCTTTGAAACACCACTTGAAACACGGTTGTTTGTTGATGTGGATAAAAAGAATATACGGGCTATATGTAATGCAGTCATTGCAATGGGCGCCCGTTATATGGTGAGTATAGGATATGATAATATAGCCCGTGATAATACATTGGGGTTAGTACATACTTTCAGTTTTGATAAAGACAACATCTTCTGTTGTTTAAGGACAAAAGTTCCTGCTGACAAACCAGTTCTTGATTCTATTACACCGGACATCCCTAATGCAGGGTGGTCGGAGCGTGAGTACATGGACTTACTTGGTATGCAGTTTGAAGGACATCCAAAGCCAAAACGGCTCATCCTTGCTGATGACTGGCCACAAGGTATCTATCCACTGCGTAAGGAAGTCCCATGGAATTTAATGCCTCCAGCAGCCGAAGATGTGGCATATCAATTAGATAAAGCTCCTGAAGGGTGCACTACCGTTCCTATTGGACCATTCCATCCCACATTACATGAGCCAGCACATTTTGCAGTGTATGTTGATGGTGAAACAATAAAAGGATGTGATTACCGTGGTTTTATGACACATCGTGGCATTGAGAAATTGTGTACCACACAGGTAACCTATAATGAAGTGCCGTTTATTGCAGAGCGTATTTGTGGTATCTGTGGATCGGTTCATGCTACCTCGTATTCACAATCGGTGGAGCTTGCTGCAGGAATAAAGATTTCCCGGAAGGCAGAGTATATTCGTACATTTATGTTAGAGCTTGAAAGGGTACATTCCCATCTATTGTGGTTAGGTGTTGCTGGCCACCTTATTGGATTTGATACGGTGTTCATGCATTCATGGCGTGTTCGTGAACCGGTAATGTGGTTAGCAGAAAAGATTACTGGCAACCGCAAAACCTATGGGATGATAATTATTGGTGGCGTACGCCGTGATATTTTGCCACACAAGGAAGATATTTTAAATGTCATGGATAAGGTGGAGAAAGAGCTTGTAGCAATAAAAAATGCAATCGTTGGCGATACTGCTATCCACCGAAGAACTAAGGGTGTGGGGTATGTTTCAAAAGAAGATACAATAAAATGGAGTTTGGTTGGGCCAGTTGCCCGCGCACGAGGTGTGGATATTGATACACGACGTGACCATCCCTATGCAGCATACGATGCAGTGCAATTTGATGTGCCGGTTGTTGATACCTGCGATGTATGGGGAACGGTGCTGGTACGTATCCTTGAAACATTTGAATCAATAAAGATTATACGGCAAGTGTTACGTGACATGCCTGTTGATGAACCATTGTTATATGAATTTGATGAGCCCATTAAGCCACTGGTTCATTCAATATCTGCTGTTGAAGCACCACGTGGGGAAGTCGTTCATTACCTTATTACTGGTGAAGAGAACAGAGCAGACCGATGGCGAGTACGTGCCCCCACGTATCCCAACTTACAGGGCGTACCGTTGATGTTACTGAATAATCAGTTAGCCGATGCACCAATAATCATTGGTAGCATAGACCCGTGTTTCTCATGTACTGACAGGATGGCACTGGTTGACGTAAAGACAGGCAGACAATCAATACTTAACAATGAAGAGCTTGAACGTCTGTCACGAAGCAAAAAAGTATAA
- a CDS encoding proton-conducting transporter membrane subunit: MNIDLYGMLLQAFAILLGASIIVPLLASKRKLAGWINTIAVAIAAGLLLYIAYVAIFVQKAAETQAIYFGTVPVYFLIDAFSGFFIAIISFMAVMSALYSIDYMEHYKDYSLKPYYINFPLFILGMIGIVTVDDLSIGFTVAWQLMTIASYFLIRFEYKEKQNVRNANKYLILMELAWLFIVVGAFLISGSVMGDSIHTLTQKLGATGGMIPVVYALLLLGFSFKAGVFPFGQLWLPDAHSIAPSPVSALLSGVMIKTGIYGIVRTFFWMIPHEGHTVNPLIWGSIIATFGVVTLFIGTSQSLKQSDAKRLLAYSSIGQIGYIVLAIGAGLYMYHSSNMFVQMLSFLVIIGILYHVLNHAIFKGLLFLTAGSIVYETGTKDLNKLGGLLTFMPVSAVIAGIASLSIAGVPPFSGFASKWTIISATLLGGSQVFFLALFGIIALFTSALTLACYVKFFGMSFASAGVEWNVEHKPHEVTWKMLVPKVILALLCIVQGVVPFIYYETIMNIFKFSTGSIVQTSFNELSAHNAVFTSAMGVTINVPGMQYANAIAVPLVVIVIVIIGFIVAYSVKKSAGSQEKVMPTWLCGYQDLNNNNRYKDRHMFAALKSMLWWTGGNVK, encoded by the coding sequence ATGAACATTGATCTTTATGGAATGTTATTACAGGCTTTTGCTATATTGCTTGGTGCAAGTATCATTGTACCGCTTTTAGCTTCAAAAAGAAAATTAGCAGGCTGGATAAACACGATTGCAGTGGCAATTGCAGCAGGATTATTGTTGTATATTGCATATGTGGCAATCTTTGTACAAAAGGCAGCAGAAACACAGGCAATATATTTTGGTACTGTGCCAGTCTATTTTCTTATAGATGCGTTTTCAGGATTCTTCATTGCCATTATTTCCTTTATGGCAGTAATGAGCGCACTGTATTCTATTGATTATATGGAACATTATAAGGACTACTCACTTAAACCCTATTACATAAACTTCCCACTGTTCATTCTGGGTATGATTGGCATAGTAACCGTTGATGATTTGAGTATTGGATTCACAGTAGCATGGCAGCTTATGACAATAGCATCATATTTTCTGATTCGATTTGAATATAAAGAAAAGCAGAATGTGCGCAATGCAAATAAATATTTAATCCTTATGGAATTGGCATGGCTTTTTATAGTTGTTGGTGCATTCCTTATCAGTGGTTCGGTTATGGGTGATTCAATTCATACATTAACGCAAAAACTTGGCGCTACTGGAGGAATGATTCCGGTGGTGTATGCCCTGCTTTTGCTTGGTTTCAGCTTTAAAGCTGGCGTATTCCCGTTTGGGCAGTTATGGTTGCCTGACGCGCACTCTATTGCTCCTTCACCGGTGAGTGCACTGTTGAGTGGTGTCATGATTAAAACGGGTATTTATGGCATAGTTAGAACATTCTTCTGGATGATTCCACATGAAGGTCATACTGTTAATCCTTTAATATGGGGAAGTATAATTGCGACGTTTGGTGTAGTGACGTTATTTATTGGCACCTCCCAGTCTTTAAAGCAGAGCGATGCTAAACGCCTGCTTGCTTACAGCTCCATTGGCCAGATTGGATACATTGTTCTGGCTATTGGAGCTGGCCTGTACATGTACCACAGCAGTAATATGTTTGTACAGATGCTGTCGTTTCTGGTCATTATTGGAATATTGTATCATGTATTAAACCATGCTATCTTTAAAGGACTACTCTTTCTTACCGCAGGCAGTATAGTATATGAAACAGGTACAAAGGATCTTAATAAATTAGGTGGTTTGCTTACATTCATGCCTGTCAGCGCAGTGATTGCAGGAATTGCTTCACTGTCTATAGCAGGCGTTCCTCCTTTCAGTGGGTTTGCAAGTAAGTGGACAATAATCTCTGCTACACTACTTGGCGGCAGCCAGGTTTTCTTCCTTGCCCTCTTTGGCATCATTGCCCTGTTTACCAGCGCATTGACACTGGCATGTTATGTAAAATTTTTTGGGATGTCATTTGCTTCAGCCGGTGTAGAATGGAATGTTGAACACAAACCTCATGAAGTAACCTGGAAGATGCTTGTGCCTAAGGTCATTCTGGCGCTGCTTTGCATAGTTCAGGGGGTAGTTCCTTTCATTTATTATGAAACAATAATGAATATTTTTAAGTTCTCAACTGGTTCCATAGTGCAGACTTCATTCAATGAGCTATCGGCACACAATGCTGTGTTTACATCTGCTATGGGTGTAACAATAAATGTTCCTGGCATGCAGTATGCAAATGCTATTGCTGTTCCACTTGTGGTGATCGTAATAGTTATTATTGGATTTATAGTTGCGTATAGTGTGAAAAAGAGTGCGGGTTCTCAGGAAAAAGTTATGCCAACATGGTTGTGTGGGTATCAGGACCTTAATAATAATAACAGATATAAGGACAGACACATGTTTGCAGCATTAAAGTCCATGCTATGGTGGACAGGTGGTAATGTGAAATAA
- a CDS encoding hydrogenase maturation protease has product MRLATLENIFKDTTCIVGVGNYYRGDDAVGLYIVDTLAAKVVQSHVVIFNVEDVIESYVFAIAQSNCKNVLIIDAIEADAEEGTVVFGKLSDFVETGLDVSTHKLALRMSCKILEASGKDVYMLGIVIKHNDFGKGLSPIILDKVDSIVSMVQSSIMSNQKECVYEH; this is encoded by the coding sequence ATGAGGTTGGCGACGCTGGAAAATATTTTTAAGGATACAACCTGCATTGTTGGAGTAGGCAATTACTATAGAGGTGATGATGCAGTAGGGCTGTACATTGTTGATACTCTGGCAGCTAAAGTTGTGCAGTCTCATGTGGTCATATTTAATGTAGAAGATGTCATTGAAAGTTATGTGTTTGCGATTGCCCAGTCAAATTGTAAAAATGTGTTGATCATTGATGCTATAGAAGCTGACGCAGAAGAAGGCACGGTTGTTTTTGGAAAACTCAGTGATTTTGTTGAAACGGGATTAGATGTATCAACGCATAAATTGGCATTACGGATGTCATGTAAAATACTGGAAGCATCTGGTAAAGATGTATACATGCTTGGGATAGTTATCAAGCATAATGATTTTGGAAAGGGACTATCGCCCATAATACTGGATAAAGTTGATTCAATAGTTAGTATGGTTCAATCCTCAATTATGAGCAACCAAAAGGAGTGTGTGTATGAACATTGA
- a CDS encoding FAD/NAD(P)-binding protein: MSEQKIVTVPEIATIEEIKDEIVDVKTFYLRFDNKEIDGNFTFKSGQFIMCTVFGAGEFAVSLPPSPENDRFHITVRRIGKVTNALHDLQVGDKVGIRGPFGNGFPFEEIKGKNVIYVAGGIGLIPLRSSIVHVLQHRNDFGRILLLYGSRSPQDLMYQYMLEQWQKIEGFETFITVDNGTPEWKGNVGIITTLFDKVEIPVENTVAFVCGPPVMFNAVIKELMQRGIKDDMIISTLERHMKCGVGKCQHCAIGRTLVCTDGPVYTYRQIKTLGEQI, from the coding sequence ATGAGCGAACAGAAGATAGTAACAGTCCCAGAAATTGCCACAATTGAAGAAATTAAAGATGAGATTGTTGATGTAAAAACCTTTTATCTGAGGTTTGATAATAAGGAAATTGATGGCAATTTTACGTTTAAATCAGGTCAGTTTATTATGTGTACGGTATTTGGTGCAGGTGAATTTGCAGTATCGCTTCCACCCAGCCCTGAAAATGACCGTTTTCATATAACTGTGCGGCGAATAGGTAAGGTAACCAATGCGTTACATGATCTTCAGGTTGGTGATAAAGTGGGAATACGTGGACCATTTGGCAATGGGTTCCCATTTGAAGAAATAAAAGGAAAAAATGTTATCTATGTTGCTGGTGGTATTGGACTTATTCCTTTACGGTCATCAATAGTCCATGTATTGCAGCACCGTAATGATTTTGGTCGTATACTGCTTTTATATGGATCACGTTCACCACAGGATTTAATGTATCAGTATATGTTAGAACAGTGGCAGAAAATTGAAGGGTTTGAAACATTTATTACAGTTGATAATGGCACGCCTGAATGGAAAGGCAACGTGGGTATTATCACAACACTGTTTGATAAGGTAGAGATACCTGTAGAAAATACCGTGGCATTTGTGTGTGGCCCACCGGTGATGTTTAATGCTGTTATAAAAGAACTTATGCAGCGTGGAATTAAGGATGACATGATAATCTCAACGTTAGAGAGGCATATGAAGTGCGGCGTGGGAAAGTGTCAGCACTGTGCCATCGGGAGAACCCTGGTGTGCACTGATGGCCCAGTATATACTTACAGGCAGATTAAAACCTTAGGTGAGCAGATATGA
- a CDS encoding 4Fe-4S dicluster domain-containing protein, with translation MYLIKKNDVKKIAKALEEKYTLYGPYLDEAFGQCFFDKVSADNIDLNAPIPANPPKHVVFPHLETIMQYKYDKNAKKADIAMVFDDVPKALFGLRSCDLTGLQCIDRFFLGQEFVDEVYRHHRSRMFIVANTCVVPFKQCFCVCTDSGPAAQEGYDLNLTDLGDSYLLEVGSEKGKAFIESFNFPKATQEHVTQKQKLVEKSITMFEDIATESKAWVSRVMNRVTTGFIKEEVWEYIGNQCIECGACSYVCPTCTCFNINDANTIAGNTERLRTWDSCSYEGYSRMAGGHNPRKPIEDRRNKRFFCKLSYSQSKKYLRPGCVGCGRCAWVCPGDIGLPNVVTYIRREIHE, from the coding sequence ATGTATCTGATTAAAAAAAATGATGTAAAAAAAATTGCAAAGGCCTTAGAAGAAAAGTATACGTTGTATGGACCCTATTTAGATGAGGCATTTGGGCAGTGTTTCTTTGATAAAGTAAGTGCAGACAACATTGATCTGAATGCACCTATCCCTGCCAATCCACCAAAGCATGTGGTGTTTCCTCATTTAGAAACAATCATGCAGTATAAATATGATAAAAATGCGAAGAAGGCGGACATCGCAATGGTCTTTGATGATGTGCCAAAGGCACTGTTTGGATTGCGTTCATGTGATTTAACGGGCTTACAGTGTATTGATAGGTTTTTCTTAGGTCAAGAATTTGTTGATGAGGTCTATCGCCATCACCGAAGCCGCATGTTCATAGTAGCCAATACCTGTGTTGTTCCGTTCAAGCAGTGTTTTTGTGTATGTACTGACAGCGGTCCTGCTGCACAGGAAGGGTATGATTTAAATCTTACGGATTTGGGCGATAGTTACTTGCTTGAAGTTGGCAGTGAAAAAGGCAAGGCATTTATTGAATCATTCAACTTCCCCAAAGCCACACAAGAACATGTAACGCAAAAACAGAAGCTTGTAGAAAAATCGATCACCATGTTTGAGGATATTGCAACTGAGTCAAAGGCATGGGTATCACGGGTGATGAACCGTGTAACAACAGGATTCATCAAAGAAGAAGTATGGGAGTATATTGGAAACCAGTGTATTGAGTGTGGTGCATGTTCGTATGTGTGTCCCACCTGTACCTGTTTTAACATAAATGACGCCAATACTATAGCAGGGAATACTGAGCGCTTGCGAACATGGGATTCATGTTCATACGAAGGATATTCCAGAATGGCAGGAGGTCATAATCCACGGAAACCAATAGAAGACCGAAGAAACAAGCGATTTTTCTGTAAACTGTCATACTCACAGTCAAAGAAATACCTGCGGCCAGGATGTGTTGGATGCGGGCGCTGCGCATGGGTATGTCCTGGCGATATAGGGTTACCCAATGTGGTTACATATATCCGAAGAGAAATTCATGAATAG